The Micromonospora krabiensis genome window below encodes:
- the pspM gene encoding phage shock envelope stress response protein PspM: protein MADERTRYFRRLARLRRSARRWSVLGGGLGGAAVVLVPYAGLGLPDAAWAASAGGALALAAWRWIDLRALAAQPAPPALDPAEAAARSRARLVAAVERLPVGPGVLAEVRRVRARVALRGTSAAEPWARLDRAALTLAGLRTRLTGLAEPAVVEAAAADRSLRDLAHRVAGVERALRLAPVEARPPLADAHRVLAGQLESGVAAYERLVVAAAGYVAEDARPDGVHPAASRLTEATDLLHGVASVLAELRAVGDPLRTTQSR, encoded by the coding sequence GTGGCAGACGAGCGTACGCGGTACTTCCGACGGCTGGCCCGGCTGCGCCGCTCCGCGCGGCGCTGGAGCGTGCTGGGCGGCGGGCTCGGCGGCGCGGCGGTCGTGCTGGTCCCGTACGCCGGCCTCGGTCTGCCCGACGCGGCGTGGGCGGCCTCGGCGGGCGGTGCGCTGGCCCTCGCGGCCTGGCGCTGGATCGACCTGCGGGCGCTCGCCGCCCAGCCGGCGCCACCCGCGCTCGACCCGGCCGAGGCCGCAGCCCGGTCCCGGGCCCGGCTGGTCGCCGCCGTGGAGCGGCTGCCGGTGGGGCCGGGCGTGCTGGCGGAGGTGCGCCGGGTGCGCGCCCGGGTCGCGCTGCGGGGCACGAGCGCGGCGGAGCCGTGGGCGCGACTGGACCGGGCGGCGCTGACCCTGGCCGGGTTGCGGACCCGGCTGACCGGGCTGGCCGAGCCGGCGGTGGTCGAGGCGGCTGCGGCCGACCGGTCGCTGCGGGACCTGGCGCACCGGGTGGCGGGTGTGGAGCGGGCCCTGCGGCTGGCCCCGGTCGAGGCCCGGCCGCCGCTCGCCGACGCGCACCGGGTGCTGGCCGGGCAGTTGGAGAGCGGCGTCGCGGCGTACGAGCGGCTGGTCGTGGCGGCCGCCGGCTATGTGGCGGAGGACGCGCGGCCCGACGGCGTCCACCCGGCCGCGTCCCGGTTGACCGAGGCCACCGACCTTCTGCACGGCGTGGCGTCGGTGCTGGCCGAACTGCGCGCCGTCGGCGATCCCCTCCGCACCACCCAGAGCCGCTGA
- a CDS encoding zinc finger domain-containing protein has translation MPEGDTVWNTARVLHRALAGATLSGSDFRVPQLATTDLTGWTVRESAARGKHLLLRLTAPTNAAGPGAPAGGTARNEVATRGGGAPEDDGTRWTLHSHLRMDGAWRAYAPGERWAGRPAHLIRVVLRSPGAVAVGYHLHELALVPTVEEERLVGHLGPDLLGPDWDAAEAARRLAAHPDTTIGEALLDQRSLAGIGNLYKCEVLFLRGVSPWTPVRDVPDLTGLVTLAQRLLAANRGRWAQSTTGSLHRGQTSYVYGRRAQPCRRCGTAVRKEELGDRVTYWCPACQPERPAG, from the coding sequence GTGCCCGAAGGCGACACCGTCTGGAACACCGCCCGCGTCCTGCACCGCGCGTTGGCGGGCGCGACGCTGAGCGGGAGCGACTTCCGGGTGCCGCAGCTCGCGACCACCGACCTGACCGGGTGGACCGTGCGCGAGTCGGCCGCCCGCGGCAAGCACCTGCTGCTCCGCCTGACCGCCCCGACCAACGCCGCCGGCCCCGGCGCGCCGGCCGGTGGCACCGCACGGAACGAGGTCGCCACCAGGGGCGGGGGCGCACCGGAGGACGACGGCACCCGCTGGACCCTGCACTCGCACCTGCGCATGGACGGCGCCTGGCGGGCGTACGCGCCCGGGGAACGCTGGGCCGGCCGGCCCGCGCACCTGATCCGCGTCGTCCTGCGCAGCCCCGGGGCGGTGGCCGTGGGCTACCACCTGCACGAACTGGCCCTGGTCCCGACCGTGGAGGAGGAGCGGCTGGTCGGGCACCTCGGGCCGGACCTGCTCGGCCCGGACTGGGACGCCGCCGAGGCGGCCCGCCGATTGGCCGCCCACCCGGACACCACCATCGGGGAGGCGCTGCTCGACCAGCGCAGCCTCGCCGGGATCGGCAACCTCTACAAGTGCGAGGTGCTCTTCCTGCGGGGCGTCTCGCCGTGGACGCCGGTGCGCGACGTGCCCGACCTGACCGGCCTGGTGACCCTCGCCCAGCGGCTGCTGGCCGCCAACCGGGGTCGGTGGGCGCAGAGCACCACCGGCTCGCTGCATCGTGGGCAGACCAGCTACGTCTACGGCCGCCGGGCCCAGCCCTGCCGCCGCTGCGGCACCGCCGTGCGCAAGGAGGAGCTGGGCGACCGCGTCACCTACTGGTGCCCGGCCTGCCAGCCGGAACGCCCGGCCGGCTGA
- a CDS encoding GNAT family N-acetyltransferase, which translates to MEAITVRVAGPGDRAAVDALHEREWGGPYVIGHDTRYDLRTLPTLVAVDGAGAVVGALAHHREGDGLEVVSVVAARPGGGAGSALLDAAAQAARAAGLARLWLITSNDNLRALRFYQRRGLRLVGVDRGAVDRARRLKPEIPLIGEDGIPLHDELILERRLAPGDEGSAPAGPAAQGVSLPPCPPLPASR; encoded by the coding sequence GTGGAAGCGATCACCGTGCGGGTGGCCGGGCCGGGTGACCGGGCGGCGGTGGACGCGCTGCACGAACGGGAGTGGGGCGGCCCGTACGTGATCGGCCACGACACGCGGTACGACCTGCGTACGCTGCCGACGCTGGTGGCGGTGGACGGCGCCGGCGCGGTCGTCGGCGCCCTCGCCCACCACCGGGAAGGTGACGGGCTGGAGGTCGTGAGCGTGGTGGCCGCGCGACCCGGCGGGGGTGCGGGCAGCGCGCTGCTGGACGCGGCGGCCCAGGCGGCGCGGGCGGCCGGCCTGGCCCGGCTGTGGCTGATCACGTCGAACGACAACCTGCGGGCGCTCCGGTTCTACCAGCGCCGCGGGCTGCGGCTGGTCGGGGTGGACCGGGGCGCGGTGGACCGGGCGCGGCGGCTCAAGCCGGAGATCCCGCTCATCGGCGAGGACGGTATCCCGCTGCACGACGAGCTGATCCTGGAGCGGCGGCTCGCTCCCGGCGACGAGGGGTCAGCTCCCGCCGGGCCCGCCGCACAGGGGGTTAGCCTTCCCCCATGCCCGCCGCTCCCTGCATCTCGCTGA
- a CDS encoding Lhr family helicase — MADVTTGPDAGGAEVLASFGPATREWFTAAFAAPTVAQTGAWRSVAAGHNALVVAPTGSGKTLAAFLWSLDRLAREPAPADARQRCRVLYVSPLKALAVDVERNLRAPLAGIRQAATRLGVTPPDITVGMRTGDTPADERRAFARTPPDILITTPESLFLLLTSAARDSLRGVETVIVDEVHAVAGSKRGAHLALSLERLDELLPAPAQRIGLSATVRPIDGCARFLGGARPVDVVQPPTAKTIEVSVQVPVEDMTRLDEQEQSIEDDLGGPGPRRASIWPAVEERVFALIRAHRSTIVFTNSRRSAERLCARLNELAAEELEASATPDGGRVARGGEPVRVSELLAGGDGQPAGDGGPADGAGPGRRRGAEAFGGPVGPLRAPRQPAEVMAQSGAATGAPPVIARAHHGSVSREERKHIEEALKSGQLPAVVATSSLELGIDMGAVDLVVQIEAPPSVAAGLQRVGRAGHQVGAVSRGVVFPKHRGDLLSCAVVAERMTDGAIEELHFPRNPLDVLAQQIVAMVALEPWRLGDLAVLVRRAAPFAELPDSALHAVLDMLSGRYPSTAFAELRPRLVWDRATDLLSGRPGAQRLAVTSGGTIPDRGLFGVFLAGAERAARVGELDEEMVYESRVGDVFLLGSSSWRIEEITPDRVLVSPAPGQAARMPFWKGDQLGRPVELGRAIGARVRALLRQSDEAAVAALRDGGLDDWAAGNLMAYLREQKEATRSLPDDRTVVVERFRDELGDWRLAVHSVLGARVNGPWALAIGRRLAERYGVDAQVMPSDDGIVVRLPDTADDPPGADVVAFDPEEIAQLVEESVGTSALFASRFRECAARSLLLPRRDPRRRQPLWQQRQRAAQLLDVAREYADFPVTLEAARECLQDVFDQPALAELMRDLAARRVRLVEVETSQPSPFARSLLFGYVGAFLYEGDAPLAERRAAALALDSALLGELLGRVDLRELLDPAVLVETERQLRWLTDQRRPRDAEDVVELLRVVGDLSEVELTERGVPVDWLVDLEAARRVLRVRIAGEERWVGVEDAARLRDALGVALPVGVAEAYLAPVADPLADLVTRYARTHGPFAAASCAARFGLGVAVVEQALRRLAATGRVVSGEFTPESAGAQWCDAEVLRMLRRRSLAALRREIEPVPPRALAAFLPRWQQVGSSARGVEALAAALEQLQGVAVPASALERLVLPGRVADYSPAQLDELCASGELVWAGSGAISGGDGWVTLAYADAAPLLLAPPDEALAVTPLHEAVLDALADGQALFFRPLSDRIGSTDDAALSSAIWDLVWAGHLTNDTLAPLRAVLGAGGAHRSRPSAPRTRYRRPGRVAMPTRGGPPTVAGRWSRLPDRDLDPTRRAAALADVLLERHGVVTRGAVMAEQVTGGFAAVYPVLSALEERGAARRGYFVEGLGAAQFAVPGAVDRIRALAEPPDGARGRAAPTLVLAATDPANPYGAALPWPERAVDSGDGDTPATGHRAGRKAGALVVLVGGDLVLYVERGGRTLLSFTDETDALAAAGKALADTVHSGALGAISVERADGEAVHSSPLRDALTAAGFRATPRGLRLRG; from the coding sequence GTGGCGGATGTGACGACCGGCCCCGACGCGGGCGGAGCGGAGGTGCTGGCCAGCTTCGGTCCGGCGACGCGGGAGTGGTTCACGGCGGCCTTCGCCGCGCCCACCGTCGCCCAGACCGGCGCCTGGCGTTCGGTGGCGGCCGGTCACAACGCCCTGGTCGTGGCACCGACCGGCTCCGGCAAGACCCTGGCCGCGTTCCTCTGGTCGCTGGACCGCCTGGCCCGGGAGCCCGCACCGGCCGACGCCCGGCAACGCTGCCGCGTGCTCTACGTGAGCCCGCTGAAGGCGCTCGCCGTCGACGTGGAGCGCAATCTGCGCGCCCCGCTCGCCGGCATCCGCCAGGCCGCGACCCGGCTCGGCGTCACCCCGCCGGACATCACCGTCGGCATGCGTACGGGCGACACACCCGCCGACGAGCGACGTGCCTTCGCCCGCACCCCACCGGACATCCTCATCACCACACCGGAGTCGCTGTTCCTGCTGTTGACCTCCGCCGCCCGCGACTCGCTGCGCGGCGTCGAGACCGTCATCGTCGACGAGGTGCACGCGGTGGCCGGCAGCAAACGGGGCGCTCACCTGGCCCTCTCCCTGGAGCGTCTCGACGAGCTGCTACCCGCCCCGGCCCAACGCATCGGCCTCTCCGCGACGGTCCGCCCGATCGACGGCTGCGCCCGGTTCCTCGGGGGCGCCCGCCCGGTCGACGTGGTGCAGCCGCCCACCGCCAAGACCATCGAGGTCAGCGTCCAGGTCCCCGTGGAGGACATGACCCGCCTCGACGAGCAGGAGCAGTCGATCGAGGACGACCTGGGCGGCCCCGGGCCGCGTCGCGCCTCGATCTGGCCGGCCGTCGAGGAGCGGGTCTTCGCCCTGATCCGGGCGCACCGCTCGACCATCGTCTTCACCAACTCCCGGCGCAGCGCCGAGCGGCTCTGCGCGCGGCTCAACGAGCTGGCCGCCGAGGAGTTGGAGGCGTCGGCCACACCGGACGGCGGTCGCGTGGCCCGAGGCGGGGAGCCGGTGCGCGTATCCGAGCTGCTGGCGGGAGGTGACGGCCAGCCGGCCGGCGACGGCGGCCCGGCGGACGGTGCCGGGCCCGGGCGGCGGCGCGGCGCGGAGGCGTTCGGCGGGCCGGTGGGGCCGCTGCGGGCCCCACGCCAGCCGGCCGAGGTGATGGCCCAGTCCGGGGCCGCGACCGGCGCGCCGCCGGTGATCGCCCGGGCGCACCACGGCAGCGTCTCCCGCGAGGAGCGCAAGCACATCGAGGAGGCGCTCAAGTCGGGGCAGTTGCCCGCCGTGGTCGCCACCTCCAGCCTGGAGCTCGGCATCGACATGGGCGCGGTCGACCTGGTCGTGCAGATCGAGGCCCCGCCGAGCGTCGCGGCCGGCCTGCAACGCGTCGGCCGGGCCGGGCACCAGGTCGGGGCCGTCTCCCGGGGGGTGGTGTTCCCGAAACACCGCGGTGACCTCCTCTCCTGCGCCGTCGTGGCGGAGCGGATGACCGACGGCGCGATCGAGGAGCTGCACTTCCCGCGCAACCCGCTCGACGTGCTGGCCCAGCAGATCGTGGCGATGGTGGCGCTGGAGCCATGGCGGCTGGGCGACCTGGCCGTCCTGGTGCGCCGGGCCGCGCCCTTCGCCGAGCTGCCCGACTCCGCGCTGCACGCGGTGCTCGACATGCTGTCCGGGCGCTACCCGTCGACCGCCTTCGCCGAGCTGCGACCCAGGCTGGTCTGGGACCGGGCCACCGACCTGCTCAGCGGCCGCCCCGGCGCGCAGCGACTGGCGGTGACCAGCGGCGGCACCATCCCCGACCGGGGCCTCTTCGGCGTGTTCCTCGCCGGCGCCGAACGCGCCGCGCGGGTGGGCGAGCTGGACGAGGAGATGGTCTACGAGTCGCGGGTCGGCGACGTCTTCCTGCTCGGTTCCTCGTCCTGGCGGATCGAGGAGATCACCCCCGACCGGGTGCTCGTGTCGCCGGCACCCGGCCAGGCGGCCCGGATGCCGTTCTGGAAGGGCGACCAGCTCGGGCGCCCCGTCGAGCTGGGCCGCGCCATCGGCGCCCGGGTCCGGGCACTGCTGCGGCAGAGTGACGAGGCCGCGGTCGCCGCCCTGCGCGACGGCGGGTTGGACGACTGGGCGGCCGGCAACCTGATGGCCTACCTGCGGGAGCAGAAGGAGGCCACCCGGTCGCTGCCCGACGACCGGACGGTCGTGGTCGAGCGGTTCCGCGACGAGCTGGGCGACTGGCGGCTGGCCGTGCACAGCGTGCTGGGCGCCCGCGTCAACGGGCCCTGGGCGCTCGCCATCGGGCGCCGCCTGGCCGAGCGCTACGGCGTGGACGCGCAGGTGATGCCGTCCGACGACGGCATCGTCGTACGCCTGCCGGACACCGCCGACGACCCACCCGGCGCCGACGTGGTGGCCTTCGACCCGGAGGAGATCGCGCAGCTGGTCGAGGAGTCGGTGGGCACGTCGGCCCTCTTCGCCTCGCGGTTCCGTGAGTGCGCCGCCCGGTCGCTGCTGCTGCCCCGACGCGACCCGCGCCGCCGGCAGCCGCTCTGGCAGCAGCGCCAACGGGCGGCGCAGCTGCTCGACGTCGCCCGCGAGTACGCCGACTTCCCGGTCACCCTCGAAGCCGCCCGCGAGTGCCTCCAGGACGTGTTCGACCAGCCCGCCCTGGCCGAGCTGATGCGCGACCTGGCGGCCCGCCGGGTCCGGCTGGTCGAGGTCGAGACGAGCCAGCCGTCCCCGTTCGCCCGGTCGCTGCTCTTCGGCTACGTCGGCGCGTTCCTCTACGAGGGCGACGCGCCCCTCGCCGAGCGCCGGGCCGCCGCGCTGGCGCTGGACTCGGCCCTGCTCGGCGAGCTGCTCGGCCGCGTCGACCTGCGGGAGCTGCTCGACCCGGCGGTGCTCGTCGAGACCGAACGGCAACTGCGGTGGCTGACCGACCAGCGCCGGCCGCGGGACGCGGAGGACGTCGTCGAGCTGCTCCGCGTGGTCGGTGACCTCAGCGAGGTCGAGCTGACCGAGCGGGGCGTGCCCGTCGACTGGCTGGTCGACCTCGAAGCGGCCCGTCGGGTGCTGCGCGTCCGCATCGCCGGCGAGGAACGCTGGGTCGGTGTGGAGGACGCGGCCCGCCTGCGGGACGCGCTCGGCGTCGCGCTGCCGGTCGGGGTCGCCGAGGCGTACCTGGCGCCCGTCGCCGACCCGCTCGCCGACCTGGTGACCCGCTACGCCCGCACCCACGGGCCGTTCGCGGCGGCGAGCTGCGCTGCCCGGTTCGGGCTGGGCGTCGCCGTGGTGGAGCAGGCTCTGCGCCGGCTCGCCGCCACCGGCCGCGTCGTCTCCGGCGAGTTCACCCCGGAGAGCGCGGGCGCGCAGTGGTGTGACGCCGAGGTGCTGCGGATGCTGCGGCGCCGCTCCCTGGCCGCGCTGCGCCGCGAGATCGAACCGGTGCCGCCCCGGGCGCTGGCCGCCTTCCTGCCCCGCTGGCAGCAGGTCGGCTCGTCGGCGCGCGGCGTGGAGGCCCTGGCCGCGGCCCTGGAACAGTTGCAGGGCGTGGCCGTGCCGGCCTCGGCCCTGGAGCGGCTGGTGCTGCCCGGCCGGGTCGCCGACTACTCCCCCGCCCAGCTCGACGAGCTGTGCGCCAGCGGCGAACTGGTGTGGGCCGGCTCCGGCGCGATCTCCGGCGGGGACGGCTGGGTCACCCTGGCGTACGCGGACGCCGCGCCGCTGCTGCTCGCCCCACCGGACGAGGCCCTGGCCGTCACCCCGCTGCACGAGGCGGTGCTCGACGCGCTCGCCGACGGGCAGGCCCTCTTCTTCCGCCCACTCTCGGACCGGATCGGCTCCACCGACGACGCGGCCCTGAGCAGTGCCATCTGGGACCTGGTGTGGGCGGGGCACCTCACCAACGACACGCTCGCCCCGCTGCGCGCGGTGCTCGGCGCCGGCGGCGCGCACCGGTCCCGGCCGTCGGCCCCGCGCACCCGCTACCGGCGCCCCGGCCGGGTCGCGATGCCGACCCGGGGCGGGCCGCCCACCGTCGCCGGCCGCTGGTCCCGGCTGCCCGATCGTGACCTCGACCCGACCCGACGCGCCGCCGCCCTGGCCGATGTCCTGCTGGAGCGGCACGGCGTGGTCACCCGCGGCGCGGTGATGGCCGAACAGGTCACCGGCGGCTTCGCGGCCGTCTACCCGGTGCTCTCCGCCCTGGAGGAGCGCGGTGCGGCCCGGCGGGGCTACTTCGTCGAAGGGCTGGGCGCGGCACAGTTCGCGGTGCCCGGCGCGGTCGACCGCATCCGGGCGCTGGCCGAGCCGCCCGACGGGGCCCGAGGCCGGGCCGCCCCCACGCTGGTGCTCGCCGCGACCGACCCGGCCAACCCGTACGGGGCCGCGCTGCCCTGGCCGGAGCGCGCCGTCGACTCGGGCGACGGCGACACCCCGGCGACCGGGCACCGGGCCGGCCGCAAGGCGGGCGCCCTGGTCGTGCTCGTCGGCGGCGACCTGGTGCTGTACGTGGAGCGTGGCGGCCGCACCCTGCTGTCGTTCACCGACGAGACGGACGCGCTGGCCGCCGCCGGCAAGGCGCTCGCCGACACCGTCCACTCGGGGGCGTTGGGCGCCATCTCGGTGGAGCGCGCCGACGGTGAGGCCGTGCACTCCTCACCGCTGCGGGACGCGCTGACCGCGGCCGGCTTCCGGGCCACCCCGCGCGGCCTCCGCCTCCGAGGCTGA
- a CDS encoding SAM hydrolase/SAM-dependent halogenase family protein has translation MPAAPCISLTTDYGLADGFVAACHGVIATLAPAARVIDVTHLVPPADVRRGATVLAQTVPYLPVGVHVAVVDPGVGTARRGVALAAPGGLLVGPDNGLLPDAAEALGGVSGVVELTNPAWLAPRVSRTFHGRDIFAPVAARLALGAPLAEAGPAVDPATLVRLPEPVVRVDAHGFTAEVLTVDHFGNVQLAAAADLLDGLPQTVRLTAPAPRGGEVTVSDVDDNGAAGRSAVRGWTFGDAPPGGLLVHADSAGRVAIAVNGGRAVDLLGVAAGDLVRVSG, from the coding sequence ATGCCCGCCGCTCCCTGCATCTCGCTGACCACCGACTACGGCCTCGCCGACGGCTTCGTCGCGGCCTGCCACGGCGTGATCGCCACGCTGGCGCCGGCGGCCCGGGTCATCGACGTGACGCACCTGGTCCCGCCGGCCGACGTCCGGCGGGGCGCGACCGTGCTCGCCCAGACCGTGCCGTACCTACCGGTGGGGGTGCATGTGGCGGTGGTCGACCCGGGCGTCGGAACGGCCCGCCGCGGCGTCGCCCTGGCCGCCCCGGGCGGGCTGCTGGTAGGCCCCGACAACGGGTTGCTGCCGGACGCCGCCGAGGCGCTGGGCGGGGTTTCGGGGGTGGTCGAGCTGACCAACCCGGCGTGGCTGGCCCCACGGGTGTCCCGGACGTTCCACGGACGGGACATCTTCGCGCCGGTCGCCGCTCGTTTGGCGCTCGGCGCGCCGCTGGCCGAGGCCGGCCCGGCGGTCGATCCGGCGACGCTGGTCCGGCTGCCCGAGCCGGTCGTCCGGGTCGACGCGCACGGCTTCACCGCCGAGGTGCTGACCGTGGATCACTTCGGCAACGTGCAGCTCGCGGCCGCTGCCGACCTGCTGGACGGGCTGCCGCAGACCGTCCGGCTGACCGCACCGGCACCGCGGGGCGGCGAGGTGACGGTGTCCGATGTGGACGACAACGGTGCGGCTGGACGGTCGGCGGTGCGCGGCTGGACGTTCGGCGACGCACCGCCGGGCGGTCTGCTGGTCCACGCCGACTCGGCCGGCCGGGTGGCGATCGCGGTCAACGGCGGACGCGCGGTCGACCTGCTCGGCGTCGCCGCCGGCGACCTGGTGCGCGTGAGCGGATGA
- a CDS encoding CPCC family cysteine-rich protein: MSGPTGPVAAARTSGWATLAALPRLWNAAPVGEQSVPVACPCCASRTGGGTCPVCFWTDDGQTDTDADVVRGGPNGDLSLSHARLNFAVYGASHPRYQDMVRAPRPDELP, translated from the coding sequence ATGAGCGGGCCGACGGGGCCGGTGGCAGCCGCGCGTACCAGCGGCTGGGCGACCCTCGCGGCCCTTCCTCGACTGTGGAATGCTGCCCCGGTGGGTGAGCAATCCGTTCCTGTCGCCTGTCCCTGCTGCGCCTCCCGGACCGGTGGAGGCACCTGCCCGGTGTGCTTCTGGACCGACGACGGTCAGACCGACACTGACGCCGACGTGGTCCGGGGCGGCCCCAACGGCGACCTGAGCCTCTCCCACGCCCGGCTCAACTTCGCCGTCTACGGCGCCAGCCACCCGCGCTACCAGGACATGGTGCGCGCGCCGCGCCCGGACGAACTGCCGTGA